The Desulfuromonas versatilis genome has a segment encoding these proteins:
- the amrA gene encoding AmmeMemoRadiSam system protein A, whose translation MEKALTEKEKSVLLNIARNAIETFVRTGNKYVEPREEKALNMRNGCFVTVKQKGQLRGCIGSFQSELPLFKEVAEMAVASATKDPRFYPMKEPDLADFQLEITVLSPLQKIENIEEIEIGKHGIYLEKGYYRGVLLPQVATEHGWDRLTFLKQTCLKAGLPTNSWQAEDAEIYIFSGQVFS comes from the coding sequence GTGGAAAAAGCCTTGACCGAAAAGGAAAAAAGCGTCCTTTTGAACATCGCCCGAAACGCCATCGAGACCTTCGTGCGAACCGGCAATAAGTACGTCGAACCCCGCGAGGAAAAAGCGCTCAACATGCGCAACGGCTGTTTCGTCACCGTCAAGCAGAAAGGGCAGTTGCGGGGGTGCATCGGCAGCTTCCAGTCCGAGTTGCCCCTGTTCAAGGAAGTCGCCGAAATGGCCGTGGCCTCGGCAACCAAGGATCCCCGGTTCTACCCCATGAAGGAGCCTGACCTGGCCGATTTCCAGCTTGAGATCACCGTCCTCTCCCCCCTGCAGAAAATCGAGAACATCGAAGAGATTGAAATAGGCAAGCACGGCATCTACCTGGAGAAGGGTTACTACCGGGGCGTGCTGCTGCCCCAGGTGGCCACCGAACACGGCTGGGACCGTTTGACCTTCCTGAAACAGACCTGCCTGAAGGCCGGCCTTCCCACAAACTCCTGGCAGGCCGAGGATGCCGAGATCTATATCTTCAGCGGCCAGGTTTTCTCCTGA